A genomic segment from Bacilli bacterium encodes:
- the xylA gene encoding xylose isomerase: MGYFSNVSKVSFKHYNPQEIVLGKTMEEQLRFSVAYWHTFTGTGADPFGVGTMIRPWDHLSGMDLAKARVEAAFELFEKLGVKFFCFHDRDIAPEGDTLQETNKNLDVIVAMIKERMKASGVKLLWNTANMFTNPRFVHGAATSCNADVFAYAAAQVKKALETAVELGAENYVFWGGREGYETLLNTDMGLELDNLARFLHMAVDYAKEIGFKGQFLIEPKPKEPTKHQYDFDAATTIAFLQKYGLDAHFKLNLEANHATLAGHTFEHELRVARLNGMLGSIDANQGDPLLGWDTDEFPTDLYAVTLAMYEILKNGGLG; encoded by the coding sequence ATGGGTTATTTTTCAAACGTCAGCAAAGTATCCTTCAAACACTACAATCCACAGGAAATCGTGCTCGGCAAAACGATGGAAGAACAGCTTCGCTTCTCGGTTGCATATTGGCATACATTTACCGGGACCGGCGCCGACCCGTTTGGCGTGGGGACGATGATTCGTCCGTGGGACCACTTAAGCGGCATGGATTTGGCAAAGGCGAGAGTGGAAGCGGCGTTCGAGCTGTTTGAAAAGCTCGGCGTCAAATTTTTCTGTTTCCATGATCGCGATATTGCGCCGGAAGGCGATACGCTTCAGGAAACCAACAAAAATCTGGATGTCATCGTCGCCATGATCAAGGAGCGGATGAAGGCAAGCGGCGTCAAACTGCTCTGGAACACCGCCAATATGTTTACGAATCCGCGTTTTGTGCACGGTGCGGCAACGTCCTGCAACGCCGATGTGTTTGCTTATGCCGCGGCGCAGGTGAAAAAAGCGTTGGAGACGGCGGTGGAACTCGGCGCGGAAAACTATGTTTTCTGGGGAGGCCGGGAAGGCTATGAAACGTTGCTGAACACCGATATGGGGCTGGAATTGGACAATCTGGCGCGGTTTTTGCATATGGCGGTCGATTATGCGAAAGAAATCGGCTTTAAGGGGCAATTCCTGATCGAACCTAAGCCCAAGGAACCGACCAAGCATCAATACGATTTTGACGCCGCGACCACCATCGCCTTCTTGCAAAAATACGGATTGGATGCGCATTTCAAATTGAATCTGGAAGCAAACCATGCGACATTGGCGGGGCATACATTCGAGCACGAGCTGCGCGTGGCGCGGCTAAACGGCATGCTGGGCTCGATCGACGCCAATCAGGGCGATCCGCTGCTCGGCTGGGATACCGACGAGTTTCCGACAGATTTGTACGCGGTGACGCTCGCCATGTATGAAATCCTGAAAAACGGCGGTTTGGGC